The Daucus carota subsp. sativus chromosome 9, DH1 v3.0, whole genome shotgun sequence genome window below encodes:
- the LOC108202204 gene encoding probable N-acetyltransferase HLS1-like encodes MEEVLVREYDEERDFKMVVELEKSCKTTASPSNEGMSILSNMMGDDPLCRIRLYPLHVLLIAEILSEGEIVGIVRGCIKYVEIGVHERRRQVTMGSILGLRVSPTHRRKGVGVKLVQSIEEWLSKNGATYTFAATEENNAASTNLFTLRRNYIKLSSLSIFVQRLNPPLDDLPEGVNFEQLPTDQAISFYQTRLGAKDMYPTDIDMILKEKLSLGTWLCHFKEDNVKINHNDNKITGDSWMIFSIWNTCEAYKLQVKRTNHHSSPVYHAIEDDEENPKKMACDSIEKPFGFLFLFGLLGEGDRLGELVKTLWSFALQIAENVKDCKAIVTELGFSDPIREHVPEEVSTACIDDSWYAKKINNISSEDDDLVLKGELGNVFVDPRDF; translated from the exons ATGGAGGAGGTTTTAGTAAGGGAATATGATGAGGAAAGAGATTTTAAAATGGTGGTGGAACTTGAGAAGAGCTGTAAGACTACAGCATCTCCTAGTAATGAAGGAATGTCTATACTTTCTAATATGATGGGAGATGATCCTTTGTGCAGAATTAGGCTCTACCCTCTTCATGTTTTGCTG ATTGCGGAGATACTGAGTGAAGGAGAAATTGTTGGCATTGTTCGAGGATGCATCAAGTATGTGGAAATTGGAGTTCATGAAAGGCGGAGACAAGTCACAATGGGTTCAATACTAGGCCTCAGGGTATCTCCCACTCATAG GCGTAAGGGTGTAGGAGTAAAGCTTGTCCAATCAATAGAAGAATGGTTGAGTAAGAATGGGGCAACTTACACATTTGCTGCCACTGAGGAGAACAATGCAGCCTCCACAAATCTCTTCACTCTCAGACGCAATTACATAAAATTAAGCTCCCTATCCATATTTGTTCAACGCCTAAATCCACCTCTTGATGATCTACCAGAAGGCGTAAATTTTGAGCAGTTGCCTACTGATCAAGCCATTTCTTTCTACCAGACACGTCTCGGGGCCAAAGACATGTATCCTACAGATATTGACATGATTTTGAAGGAGAAACTTAGCCTTGGCACATGGTTATGCCACTTTAAAGAGGATAATGTGAAGATTAATCATAACGACAACAAAATTACCGGAGACTCATGGATGATATTCAGTATTTGGAATACTTGTGAAGCTTATAAGCTTCAAGTAAAAAGAACTAATCATCATTCATCACCAGTTTACCATGCAATCGAAGATGATGAAGAAAACCCTAAAAAGATGGCATGCGACTCGATTGAGAAACCCTTTGGATTTCTCTTCCTCTTCGGGCTTCTTGGGGAGGGAGATCGACTTGGGGAGCTTGTGAAAACTCTCTGGAGCTTTGCATTGCAGATAGCTGAAAATGTGAAGGATTGCAAGGCAATAGTAACTGAATTAGGTTTCTCGGATCCTATTCGAGAGCATGTTCCTGAAGAAGTCTCTACAGCATGCATTGATGACTCCTGGTATGCAAAAAAGATCAATAATATCAGCAGTGAAGATGATGATTTAGTTTTGAAAGGAGAGTTGGGGAATGTGTTTGTTGATCCCAGAGACTTCTAA
- the LOC108202909 gene encoding UPF0481 protein At3g47200: MEAERRPRRDASTEIAQGHENFVFSIREKMEKVSHSGCICKIPDKLFSHDEEKYTTPTLVSIGPLHHGKENLTFMDGQKWYYINTLLSRTPNLEKYLDICVEKLRELEWKARNCYEDLKLETNEFIEMMLLDGLFIIELFLKLAVKSLRRRGDIIFNAHETFIRLRSDLILLENQIPFFILRELFTLVPIPEQCSLSLTQLALHFFRSMISGDVQILQKKFGQDFSHLLDLVHQSYLPTYPMVQHSEAETNLHCATKLKALGVDIKKSKNDILLNISFFDGVLQVPYLNINDHTEILLRNFIAMEHCNKNCSKHVTSYVYLIRYLMQSEEDARLLHRRSIFTGLEEEKIVIMFTRMHVEIEVEEFYYKGLCDQIDKYVKAGKQEKMLIGFARFCRKAKALIT; this comes from the exons ATGGAAGCAGAAAGAAGACCAAGAAGAGATGCCTCAACTGAAATTGCTCAAGGAcatgaaaattttgtattttctaTCAGAGAGAAGATGGAAAAGGTTTCGCATTCGGGTTGCATCTGCAAAATCCCAGATAAACTTTTCAGCCATGATGAAGAGAAGTACACTACCCCTACCCTAGTTTCTATTGGTCCTTTACACCATGGTAAAGAAAACTTGACATTCATGGACGGTCAAAAGTGGTACTATATCAACACACTTTTAAGTCGAACGCCAAACTTGGAGAAATATTTAGACATATGTGTTGAGAAGTTGAGAGAATTAGAATGGAAAGCACGAAATTGCTATGAGGATCTCAAGCTTGAGACCAATGAATTTATAGAAATGATGTTGCTTGATGGTCTTTTCATCATAGAGCTGTTTCTCAAGTTGGCTGTCAAGAGTTTGAGACGCAGAGGCGATATTATTTTCAACGCACACGAGACTTTCATCCGTTTAAGAAGTGACTTAATACTACTAGAAAACCAAATACCCTTTTTCATTCTTCGTGAACTTTTTACTCTTGTTCCAATCCCAGAACAATGTAGTCTATCCCTAACTCAGCTAGCCTTGCACTTCTTCAGATCTATGATTTCAGGAGATGTACAAATTCTTCAAAAGAAGTTTGGTCAGGATTTCAGCCATTTACTAGACTTGGTCCACCAGAGTTATCTCCCAACATATCCTATGGTGCAACACAGTGAAGCGGAAACTAACTTGCACTGTGCAACAAAGCTTAAGGCACTAGGAGTTGATATCAAGAAGTCCAAGAATGATATCTTACTGAACATTAGTTTTTTCGATGGAGTTCTCCAAGTTCCATATCTTAATATTAATGATCACACTGAAATCCTACTGAGGAATTTCATCGCGATGGAGCATTGTAACAAAAATTGCTCAAAACATGTTACATCTTATGTTTACCTCATCAGATACCTAATGCAATCTGAAGAAGATGCCAGATTACTACATCGAAGGAGCATTTTTACTGGTCTGGAGGAagaaaaaattgttataatgtTCACAAGAATGCACGTGGAGATCGAAGTTGAAGAATTTTACTACAAGGGTCTTTGTGATCAAATTGATAAGTATGTCAAAGCAGGAAAGCAG GAAAAGATGTTGATAGGTTTTGCCAGGTTTTGCAGGAAAGCAAAGGCTTTGATCACCTAG